The Gordonia mangrovi genome includes the window CATACCGCGCCCGCCGGGCACGGTCGCCGCCGATTTGGTGGTCATGCCCTCGATCAAGATCTCCTCCGGGTCGTCGCACGGGATACCCGGCCCGAAATCGGCGACGCTGATGAGCAGGTCGTTGCCGTCGGTGATCACCTCCACCTCGACGACTCCGTGCTTCGTGTCGTCGAGCGCACACGCGTCGATCGCGTTGTCAACGAGGTTACCCAACACGGTGGTCACCACAACCGGGTCGCGCAGAGTGCCCGAATCCACTTCGCGGGTCAGCTGGTCCCGCACCGATTCGCCGAGGGTCCCACGATCGGTGGTGACCTCTTCGTTGCCGGCCATAGCGTTCGACGGGTCGGTGAAGACGCGCTGCGGAAGGGCACGGCTCCTCGCTGCCCAGTCCCAACTACGTCCAACCGCCGGTCGAGTAGCGCCCGAGCCCCTGGGCGAGGGGACGTATCGAGACCCCCGCCGCATCCCACACACTCAGTCCGGCAGCATCGGCGCATCGTCGCCGTGGTGGCGGCCAACCAGGACCGCCCGGGTCACCGCATCCCGACCGAACCGGTTGCGCAGCGCATCCATCGCGACGTCCAGGTCGGCGGCGTGGTCGGACTCGAATGGCAGGCTCAGCTGCACGCTGTCGTGGTCGTCGAGATTGGTCAGCGACAACCCGATCAGCGTGCACCCGCGCTCCCGGATCAGCGGCATCGCCTCGTCGAGCAGGCCACGGGCGACGGCCATGATGATGTCGGTGCGGTCGGTGGATTCCAGGAACGAGCGTGACCGGGTGGCCCGGGCGAAGTCGTCGAACCGCAGCCGCAGCACCACGGTGCGGCACACCCGTTCCGCGCCGCGTAGCCGTTTGCCCAGTCGTTCGACGATGGCGACCAGCGTGGCCTCGATATCCGCCTCGGTCTTCGGCCGACGCCCCAACGCACGCTGAGAACCGATCGACCGGCGCCGACGACCCGTCTCCACCCGCCGCGGATCACGCGCCATCGACAACGCGTACAGATGCCGCCCCGCACCACCACCCAGCAGACTGCACAGGCCACGCTCGCCGAAGGAGGCGAGATCCCCCACCGTGCGGATGCCGGCATCGGCGAGTTTGCCCTCGGTGACCGCGCCGACACCCCACAGTCGACGCACCGGCAGCGGATGGAGGAACTGGAGTTCGGTGCCCGGAGACACCTCCAGCAGACCGTCGGGTTTGGCGACGGCGCTGGCCACCTTGGCCAGGAACTTGGTACAGGCCAGGCCGACGGTGATCGGCAGGCCCACCTCCGTGGCGACGCGGCGCCGCAGCTGAGCCGCGATCTGCACCGGTGTGCCGCTGATTCTGCGCAGGCCGCCGACGTCCATGAACGCCTCGTCGACAGAGATGCCCTCGACGATGGGCGTCACGTCGTCGAAGATCTCGAACACCGCACGGCTGGCCTCCATGTATGCGTCGAACCGGGGCCGCACCTCGATCGCGTCGGGACACAGCGCCCGCGCCTCCCGACCCGACATCGGTGTCCGCACCCCGAACGCCTTGGCCTCGTAGCTGGCCGCGAGCACCACCCCACCACCCACGATGACCGGCCGTCCGCGCAGTCGCGGGTCGTCGCGCTGCTCGACCGAGGCATAGAAGGAGTCCAAATCGGCATGCAGAATCGTGGCCTCCGACCGCTCCCTACGCTCGATGCGCATAGAACATATGTTCGCATGGACGTCCGACAAGTACGGTCGGAGTATGAGCGAGCACGCACACGGCGACATGGACGGCGCAGCGGAGTGGGACCAGCGGTACAGCAACGCGGATCGTCTCTGGACGGCCGACGTCAACCCGGCGCTGGTCGCCGAGATCTCCGAGGTCACGCCGAGTACCGCACTCGATGTCGGGTCGGGTGAGGGCGCCGATGCCCGCTGGCTCGCCGACCGGGGCTGGCGGGTGATCGCCGTCGACATCTCCCAGGTGGCCATCGATCGGGCCCGCGAGACCGATCCTCGGGAGGCCACCACGTGGCTGCGGGCCGACCTCACCGTCGACGAGATCCCCGGCCGCGACTTCGGCCTGGTGTCGCTGCAGTACTTTCCGGTCGCCCGCGCCGACGAGGCCACCGTGCGCCGCATCATCGACGCGGTGGGCCCCGGCGGACGACTGTTGGTGGTGGCGCACGAGGCCGAGGGCATCCGGGCGCACGGCCGCAACCCGGACGACTACTTCCAGCCCGCCGACTTCGCCGCGCTGCTGGGTGAGGGGTGGACGGTTGTGACCGACGAGACCCGCGAACGGGGCGTCGCTGCCGGCGGTGGTGCACACACCCACGACGTGGTGTTGCACGCCCGACGCGACGCGTAGCCGACCCGACCGGCGGGTTATCGCTCCCCGATTGTGGTCTCGCTTCCTCGAGCGAAGGCGCGAGAACGAAACCGAGCAGCGACGTCAGACCCCGTAGCGCTTGTCCAGCAGCCGGATTCGCCCACCCACCACAGCGCGGTCCGGATGTCCGGCCGGCAAACGATGTTCAAGGCGGCGCCAGGCGACGAGGTCGTCACGTCCATGGGTCGACGACGTCCACTTGCGCAGCGCCGCAACGTCGCCTTGCGCGATCAACCGCGACCGCAGGTCCTCGCGGAGTTCCTCGAACAGTTCCACGACACCCGGCGCCGACGATTCGGCGAGCAGTCCACCGCGACCGAGCAGATCGATCGCTGCGCCCAGGTCACCACCGGCGCCGATCCGGTCACGGACCGCCGAGACATCCGAGCTCAGTTCAACGGTCAGTCGATAGGGCCGCGATGCGACCACATCGGTCCCCAGATCCCTGCGCAGCCGGGAGATCTCGGCTCGCACGGTGACCGGGTCGACCCCGTCCTCGGCGAGCAGCAGGGCGAGTTGCTCGGTGTTGAGGCCCTCCGGAAACGCCTCCAGGAGCAGCAGGATCTCGGCGTGACGACGCGACAGACTGCGCTCGCTTGCGCCCGCTCGCCACAGGTAGCCACCTGAGCCCAGCACCGACAGCCGAGCCCCGACCGGCGCCGGCGAGAAGGTGGCCGGATCTGCGAGATCCACTGCACGCGATTGCAGTTCGCGTTCCACCGCAGCCACCACCGAACGCACCGCGGCCAGCGCGAACGGCGCGGCCACCTCGCGTCCGCCGGTGACGTCGATGACGCCGATGACGTGGCCGGTCATCGGATCGTGCACGGGTGCGGCGGCACAGCTCCACTGCTGGACGGGTCCGGCGAAGTGCTCGGGGCCCACCACCTGCACGCCGCGGTCCACCGCGAGCGCCAAGCCGGGAGCGTTGGTGCCCACCACCTCCTCACTCCACAACGAGCCCTCGACGAAGTTGATGTCGGCGGCCTTGTCGCGCGCGTCGGTGGCACCCTCGACCCACAACAGCCGGCCGGCCTGATCGGTGAGCGCCACCACCACACCGGTGTCGGCGATGTCGTCGAGCATCAGCGACTGCACCAGCGGGCGCACCGCGGTGATCGGGTGGGCGGCGCGATACTCGGCGAATTCCGCCGCGGTCATCGACACGGCGTCGTTGTCGGGCACGGCCTCGCCGGGGTTCACGCCGCGGCTCACCGAACGCGCCCAGGAGTCCCGCACCAGCGAACGCACCGAGTCGTCGGCGGGTGTGATACCGGACAGGAAGTCCTCATACGCCCTGCGGACACGAGAGGACGCCGAGACAGAATCGCTCATCAGCCCTCCGTAATCGGTCTCATCTGCTCCGATCGTGCCGCCCGGAGTGGTGGGGGCACCACGACCCCCGTCCAGTAAGCCTAGCGTGATCCAGATCTCTCTAAGAGAATCGCGCGGCAAACCGGCCCGGGGTCATCCCGGTGACCGTACGGAAGTCGCGCACCAGGTGGGCTTCGTCGGCGTAGCCCAGTTCGGCCGCGATCACTGCGAGGGTGGTATCGGCGCCGCGCAGCCGCTCGGCCGCCTCCTGCAGCCGCCGCCGCTGGATCAGCCACTTCGGGGTCAGCCCGAGTCGCCGCCGGGTGAGTCGCTGCAGGCTGCGTTCGGTGACGTGAAAGCGGTCGCAGATCTGGGTCACCGACGTCACCGACGAGTCGCCCTCGACATACTCGACGATCGCGTTGATCAGCAGCCCGTCGTCGTCGGCCGGCGCGAACCCACGAATCCATGCTTCCACCAGGTCAGTGGCCTCGTGCTGTCGGCTCGGTTCGTGCGGGTCGGGCGTCATCACCGCCCGCACGTCGGTGGTGAGGGTGGTCCCGGCCGCGCCGGCGGGTGCGGACAGATCGCCGAACCGGTCGGTCCAGTCGGACACCGCGCCGCCGGTGATCAAGGCGCCCGCGGCCGGGGTCAGCATCGTCCCGATGGCCCATCCGTCGCCGGTGAGCACCGTCTCCGACAATCCGGTCACGACGCCGTAGAACCGGGAGTACTCGGCGGTCACCACCACCAGGCAGACCGGATACTGCAGCACCCGCTGGGGTGCCTCGGCGCCCGGTGGGACCGACCAGATCGGCACCCAGAATCGCCTGATGAGGTCGGTGAGATCGGGCGACGGCGCCCACCGGCCGATCGCGAACGACGTGTCCTGCGGGTCGACGAGGTGGGCGCGTTCCACGTCGTCGATCCGGGTCCCCGCGGGCTGCCCCGAACTGTCGGATTTCATCAATCCCCGCTCCGGTCGGTCTGGCTACCGTTCCATCATGACCACCACCACTGACAATGCACACGGCTCCGGCACCGATCTGGGTGCCCGCTACCGCTCACTGGCCGACGGTTTCGCCACCGTTCTCGACGCCATCCCCACTGACGGCTGGTCGGCGGACTCACCGTGCGACGGGTGGACGGCACGCGACGTGGTCGCCCACGTCATCGACACCCAACGCAGTTTCTTCGACGGCCACGGCATCGAGCTCGGCCAACGGCCGGACCTCGACGACCCGGCCGCCGCGTGGCATATACACAGCACCGCCGTCGCCACCCGACTCGACGATCCCGCCGTCGGCGACCTGGCCTTCGACGGCCACTTCGGGCCCACCACCATCGGTGAGACATTGCTGCGCTTCTACGGATTCGACATGGTGGCCCACCGCTGGGACGTGGCGAACGCCGTCGGCCACGATCTGCGGTTCACCGACGACGAACTGACCTTGATGGAAACCGCAGCAGCCGGATTCGGACCGGCGCTTTACGGCGACGGCGTGTGCAAGCCCGGAGTCGAGGTGGCGCCGGACGCCGACCGGCAGACGCGGCTGCTGGCGACGCTGGGACGTTCCGCCTGAGGTGACCCCTACGGAATCCACCCGTTGCGCCGCGGATGACGTGCGCGCAGAAAGCTGTACAGGTACGTACTGAGCAGCAGCACGGCCCCGGTGATCACCGCCGGCCACAGGAACTGGTTGTTCATGCTGTCGCGGACCGCGGCCACCGCCCAACCGATCGCCAGCAGCACCAGCGCGATCGTCGCCAACATGCGCACGACGAGCACAAGGGTGGCCAGCACCGCCCACACCGCTTCACGCCCCCGGTCGGCCATGGCGCCAGCGTAACGGGCCCGCGAACAGATCTCCCTACGGCCGCCCCGACCGCCCGACTTCTCGACGCCGGGCCGACCGGTGGCGGACAATGGACACATGAAGACCATCCTCAACGTGATCTGGCTCCTGCTGTGCGGTGTGTGGATGGCGATCGGGTATGCAGTGGCCGGGATCATCTGTTTCATCCTGATCATCACCATCCCGTTCGGCATCGCGTCGTTCCGGATGGCCAACTACGCGTTGTGGCCCTTCGGCCGCACCGTGGTCCGCAAACCCACCGCGGGTGCGATGTCGCTGATCGGCAACATCATCTGGCTCGTCGTGGCGGGCATCTGGCTGGCCATCGGCCACATCGTCACCGGCCTGGCGATGTGCCTGACCATCATCGGCATCCCGCTGGGCATCGCGAGTTTCAAGATGGTGCCGGTGTCGCTGCTGCCGCTCGGCGCCCAGATCGTCTCCACCGACAGCGACGTCGGCGCCGGTGGCGTCCCCGTGCAGCGACCGGCGTACTGAATCGGCGATGACCACCCCGGACGGCTCGGTGGCAGGTCACAGCACGCTCGACCCATCCGAACGGGTCCCGGTGCCGAAGACCGGACATGAGCAGAACTTCGTCCGGGTCAGTCGCGGTGATCGGCAGTGGTGTCGCCGGGCTGACCGCAGCGCACCTGCTGGCCGACCAGCGCACCGTGACCCTTTTCGAAGCCGACGACCGCCTCGGTGGGCACGCCCATACGCACGATGTGACGATGCCCGACGGGCAGGTGATCCCCGTCGACACCGGGTTCATCGTGCACAACGACCGCACCTACCCGACGCTGCTGCGCCTGTTCGCCGATCTCGATGTCGCGACCCAGGACACCGACATGTCGATGTCGGTGCGCTCGGAACTCACCGGCCTCGAGTACGCCGGGGCTCTCGGACTAGGTGGGTTGTTCCCCACCGCGCGCAACCTGACGCGCGGGCGCTACCTGATGATGCTCGGCGAGGTCACCCGCTTCCATCGCAGCGCCCGACGACTCCTCGACACCCCGGATTCCGACGAGCCGATCTCGGAATTCGTCGCCCGCGAACGCTTCTCCCCGTACTTCGTCGACAACTTTCTGGTCCCACTGGTGGCGGCCGTGTGGTCCTGTGACGCCGACCTCGCCGCCGAGTACCCGGCTCGCTACCTGTTCACCTTCCTCGAACACCACGGCATGCTGTCGGTGTTCGGCTCACCGACCTGGCGCACCGTGGTCGGCGGGTCGGCGCGGTATGTGGCCAAGATCGCCGACCGGATCGATGCGACCGGCGGTAACGTGCGCCAGAACACTCGGGTCCGCGCGGTCGAATCCGACGACGACGGGGTCCGGGTCACCACCGACGCCGGGCACGAATCCTTCGATGCGGTGGTGGTCGCGACCCACCCGCATCAGGCGCTGGCCATGCTGACCCGGCCCACCGCTGCGCAACAACGCACTTTGGCCGCGATCCCCTACTCCGTCAAACACGCAGTGCTGCACAGTGACACATCGCTGCTGCCGAGAGCGCGCCGCGCGTGGGCGTCGTGGAACTACCAGATCCGCCCGGACGGGTCCGATGTCGCGGTCACCTACGACCTCACCCGACTCATGCGGCTGCCCACCGATCAGCCGCGCATGCTGGTGACGATGGGCCGCACCGATCTGGTCGACGAGTCCACGGTGATCGACGAGATGACCTACGAGCATCCGGTGTACACCAACGAATCCGTTGCTGCCCAGGCACTGCT containing:
- a CDS encoding GAF domain-containing protein; translation: MSDSVSASSRVRRAYEDFLSGITPADDSVRSLVRDSWARSVSRGVNPGEAVPDNDAVSMTAAEFAEYRAAHPITAVRPLVQSLMLDDIADTGVVVALTDQAGRLLWVEGATDARDKAADINFVEGSLWSEEVVGTNAPGLALAVDRGVQVVGPEHFAGPVQQWSCAAAPVHDPMTGHVIGVIDVTGGREVAAPFALAAVRSVVAAVERELQSRAVDLADPATFSPAPVGARLSVLGSGGYLWRAGASERSLSRRHAEILLLLEAFPEGLNTEQLALLLAEDGVDPVTVRAEISRLRRDLGTDVVASRPYRLTVELSSDVSAVRDRIGAGGDLGAAIDLLGRGGLLAESSAPGVVELFEELREDLRSRLIAQGDVAALRKWTSSTHGRDDLVAWRRLEHRLPAGHPDRAVVGGRIRLLDKRYGV
- a CDS encoding YccF domain-containing protein, which encodes MKTILNVIWLLLCGVWMAIGYAVAGIICFILIITIPFGIASFRMANYALWPFGRTVVRKPTAGAMSLIGNIIWLVVAGIWLAIGHIVTGLAMCLTIIGIPLGIASFKMVPVSLLPLGAQIVSTDSDVGAGGVPVQRPAY
- a CDS encoding maleylpyruvate isomerase family mycothiol-dependent enzyme, which translates into the protein MTTTTDNAHGSGTDLGARYRSLADGFATVLDAIPTDGWSADSPCDGWTARDVVAHVIDTQRSFFDGHGIELGQRPDLDDPAAAWHIHSTAVATRLDDPAVGDLAFDGHFGPTTIGETLLRFYGFDMVAHRWDVANAVGHDLRFTDDELTLMETAAAGFGPALYGDGVCKPGVEVAPDADRQTRLLATLGRSA
- a CDS encoding class I SAM-dependent methyltransferase; its protein translation is MSEHAHGDMDGAAEWDQRYSNADRLWTADVNPALVAEISEVTPSTALDVGSGEGADARWLADRGWRVIAVDISQVAIDRARETDPREATTWLRADLTVDEIPGRDFGLVSLQYFPVARADEATVRRIIDAVGPGGRLLVVAHEAEGIRAHGRNPDDYFQPADFAALLGEGWTVVTDETRERGVAAGGGAHTHDVVLHARRDA
- the dinB gene encoding DNA polymerase IV; its protein translation is MRIERRERSEATILHADLDSFYASVEQRDDPRLRGRPVIVGGGVVLAASYEAKAFGVRTPMSGREARALCPDAIEVRPRFDAYMEASRAVFEIFDDVTPIVEGISVDEAFMDVGGLRRISGTPVQIAAQLRRRVATEVGLPITVGLACTKFLAKVASAVAKPDGLLEVSPGTELQFLHPLPVRRLWGVGAVTEGKLADAGIRTVGDLASFGERGLCSLLGGGAGRHLYALSMARDPRRVETGRRRRSIGSQRALGRRPKTEADIEATLVAIVERLGKRLRGAERVCRTVVLRLRFDDFARATRSRSFLESTDRTDIIMAVARGLLDEAMPLIRERGCTLIGLSLTNLDDHDSVQLSLPFESDHAADLDVAMDALRNRFGRDAVTRAVLVGRHHGDDAPMLPD
- a CDS encoding helix-turn-helix domain-containing protein translates to MKSDSSGQPAGTRIDDVERAHLVDPQDTSFAIGRWAPSPDLTDLIRRFWVPIWSVPPGAEAPQRVLQYPVCLVVVTAEYSRFYGVVTGLSETVLTGDGWAIGTMLTPAAGALITGGAVSDWTDRFGDLSAPAGAAGTTLTTDVRAVMTPDPHEPSRQHEATDLVEAWIRGFAPADDDGLLINAIVEYVEGDSSVTSVTQICDRFHVTERSLQRLTRRRLGLTPKWLIQRRRLQEAAERLRGADTTLAVIAAELGYADEAHLVRDFRTVTGMTPGRFAARFS
- a CDS encoding sensor histidine kinase is translated as MAGNEEVTTDRGTLGESVRDQLTREVDSGTLRDPVVVTTVLGNLVDNAIDACALDDTKHGVVEVEVITDGNDLLISVADFGPGIPCDDPEEILIEGMTTKSAATVPGGRGMGLALSRQMARRGGGDIWVADPGDDGGGALPVARLREVFDAAEVTNDGSDAIR
- a CDS encoding NAD(P)/FAD-dependent oxidoreductase, giving the protein MSRTSSGSVAVIGSGVAGLTAAHLLADQRTVTLFEADDRLGGHAHTHDVTMPDGQVIPVDTGFIVHNDRTYPTLLRLFADLDVATQDTDMSMSVRSELTGLEYAGALGLGGLFPTARNLTRGRYLMMLGEVTRFHRSARRLLDTPDSDEPISEFVARERFSPYFVDNFLVPLVAAVWSCDADLAAEYPARYLFTFLEHHGMLSVFGSPTWRTVVGGSARYVAKIADRIDATGGNVRQNTRVRAVESDDDGVRVTTDAGHESFDAVVVATHPHQALAMLTRPTAAQQRTLAAIPYSVKHAVLHSDTSLLPRARRAWASWNYQIRPDGSDVAVTYDLTRLMRLPTDQPRMLVTMGRTDLVDESTVIDEMTYEHPVYTNESVAAQALLPDANTDRIAFAGAYHGWGFHEDGAVSGLRAAQHLGATWPATEPEVSV